A region of the Acidobacteriota bacterium genome:
TCCGCCTCGGTGCGCGGTTGGTCCGCGACCCCGGATTCGGTGGCGTGGCCCTCGACCTCGAAGGGCTGGTCCGGGAACATGTGCGCCAGCGCCAGCTCGGTGGCCCGCACCTTGACCGGGTTGGCGGAGGCCACCACCACCCGCCGGACGGACGTCGGACCTGCGGAATCCGTCGAGCTCGCCGGTGCATCGCCGAGGGCTGAGGAGGGGGTGGTGGAAGAGCTCATGGTTGTTTGAAAGGTTGTGGGGCTTTGGACTGAGAGCTTTCGGAATGAGAGCCCTCAGGGAGAGCTCGGGTGGAGCTCGATGCGGATCCTATCCCGAGCCGCTTCGCAGCTGCCATCGACTCGCCATCAGATGACCGCCGGGAGGGGCGGATGGCGGGGGCATCGAAAGCCGGGCCAAAAAGGCTGGATGGTCGGCCATCTCCGCTTCGGTACCGACTTCGAGAGACCGCCCAATGCTCCATGGAGATCGATCCCGTCTGCTAAGCTCCAGTTCGTTTCCATTCGGTGTTCAGAGCCTTCCGATTGCTGATGATTCCCCCCTTCGAAATCAACCCGGAGATCGTCCGTCTCGCCCGCCATCTGCGCCGCCGTGGCGGTCGAGCCCTGTTGGTGGGTGGGGTGGTGCGGGATCTGCTCCGGGGCCACGCTTCCAAGGACTACGACCTGGAGGTCTATGGGCTGCCTCTGGATCGGCTGGAGGCGGCCCTCTCCGAGCTCGGCGAGGTGATCGCCGTGGGCCGCGCCTTCGGGGTGCTCAAGGTCAAAGGCATCGACGCCGATTTCTCCATCCCCCGCCGGGACTCCAAGACCGGCCGCGGCCACCGCGGCTTCATCGTCGAGCTGGATCCGGAGCTCGACTTCGAGACCGCCGCCCGGCGCCGCGATCTCACCGTCAACAGCATCGCCTACGATCCCCTCACCGGCGAGATCCTCGACCCCTACGACGGCCGGCGGGATCTGGAGCGGGGGATCCTGCGGGCGACGGATTCTCAGACCTTCTCGGAGGACTCCCTGCGCGCCCTGCGGGTGGCGCAGTTCCGGGCGCGGTTGGAGATGGAGCCCGACGACGAGTTGGTGAGCCTGTGTGCCAGCCTGGATCTATCCGACCTGGCTGGCGAGCGGGTCTTCGAAGAGCTCCGCAAGCTGCTGCTCAGGGCCCGCCGGCCGTCCCTGGGTTTCGAATTCCTCGAGAACACCGGCCTGCTGCGCTTTTTCCCGGAGTTGGAGGCGATGGTGGGAGTGCCTCAGGACCCGGAGTGGCATCCCGAGGGCACCGTGTGGGAGCACACGCTGCTGGTGCTGGACGAGGCGGCGGCGCTGCGTCAGGGAGATCCGGAGGTGGATCTGCCGCTGATGTTCGGGGCCCTGTGCCACGACATCGGCAAGCCCGCCACTACCGCCGAGCGGGGTGGCCACATCGTTTCCCCCGGCCACGACGAGGAGGGCGCGGAGCCCACCGTCCGAATGCTCGGGCGGCTGCGCGCCGCTCACCGCCTGACCGACCAGGTGGTGGCCCTGGTGCGTTTTCATCTGGCGCCGGGCCTGCTGCCCAGGAACGGCGCCAAGCCCAAGGCCTATCGCCGGCTGACCCGCAAGCTGGCGGCGGCGGAGATCGACTACCGTCTGCTCTATCGTCTGGCGCGGGCGGATCACTTCGGCCGCACCACCCCCGACGCCCTGGCGCGCCATTTCCCCGCCGGCGACGAGTTCCTGGACCAAATGGAGGCTGTGGGACAGGCGGAAACCGTGGCCCAAGACGTGGTGTTGGGGCGCCATCTGCTGGCCCGGGGCTTCGAGCCCGGTCCCGAGATCGGCCGGCTCCTGGCGGCGTGCCGAGACGTTCAGGACGAGACCGGCTGGAGCGATCCCCAGAGGATTCTCGATCAGGTCTTGGAGCGTAGGGGAGAGGATTCGTGAGCCGCCCAGGGGGGCCTTCATTGGCAGCGGTTTGAGGCTTCTCACTTCTGTCGTGTAGTATGGCTCTAGGTACAACCTGAAAGCAATGTTGAGGAGGAGCCACCGTGACAGGGCATAAGCAGCGGAATGCGTCCCCGCTCTTCGAGGCTCTGGACCAGGAGCTGCGGCGCCGGCCCTACGGCACCATCAGCGCCATGGAGCGAGCCTTGGGTTGGTCCACGGGATGGTGGCACGGCCGTATTCGCGCTGGCGACGTCAGCACCCGTCACATGCTGGCGATCCTGGATTTTCTCGGCCTGGACCCGGTGGCCTTCGTGCGGCGGCAGGTGGGTTCCTCTCACGGTTTGGAGCTCGATCGGCCTCTCGGCGAGGCGCCGGAGATCGTCGACCGTGCCTGGGAACGCTTCCGCTCCGGGGAAGAAGGCCCCGGGGTTGGAGCGACCTTTCTACAGAGTCTGGACCGCAAGCGGTATACGGATCCCGCGGGAACCCTGAGCCTCGCTGAAGGTGCGGTCTCGATGGTGGAGCTCGAGCTTCTGCCGCAGCTGCTGGGAGTTGCGGGTTCGAGCTTGCGGCATCTCTGGAGGCTTGAAGAAGCGGCTTCGATCATCCATTGCGGCCTAGAATTGGCAGCTGCCAGCGATGACGTGGCCGCTTTGGGCTCCTTGCTGCAGCGCATGGGCTATGTCGTTGCAGCCACGGGAGACCTTGAAGAAGCGCTCCGTCTGGCCGACGCTGCCGCCACACACTTCTTGCGCACGGGGCAGCATCGAGCCCTAGGCCCGGCCCTCATCGACCGGGGCATTTGGCTTTACAACCTGGGGCGCTACGAGGAGTCCATTCAGATTCACTCGGCCGCTCTGGAGCTGCTCGCTGAGGAGCAGGCGCGCAATCGCATCACAGGGTTGGAGTACAAAGCGCTTTGTTATCGAGAGCTGGGAGACTTCGATTTGGCACAGGAGTATCTCCGGCAGGCGCGCGCGGAGCCCGGGGAGGCAGCCGTTTGGGCCAAACCGAAACTGGATTGGTTCGAGGGGCAGCTGCTTTGTGCCTTGGGAGAATACGATCGCGCCGCCGAGCTCCTCGAAGCCGCCTCGGTGCATTTCCGGCAGAATCATCTCGGTGAGGCAGCGATGATCAGCTGCGACCTGATTCGTGCGCGGCTCCTCCAGAGACACTACGCGGAGGCGTACCAAGCCGCTCAGGAAATGCTCGTATTGCTCGAGCCTCTCCGCAACAACAAGGTAATCTCTGCTGCCATTGCCGATATGCTCCGCAACGGCCAGGCGGGGCTGACGCTAGCTCTCGTCGAAGAGGCGAGCTCGAATATCGCGAACTTGCGCCAGCACCGCCTGGAGTGGAGGAGGCTCAGGGTCACCTCCTAGCCATTGGGATCCAGGCCGGATCCGATATCTCCATTGGGGTTGGTCGTGCCCGTCGTGCCA
Encoded here:
- a CDS encoding HD domain-containing protein, encoding MIPPFEINPEIVRLARHLRRRGGRALLVGGVVRDLLRGHASKDYDLEVYGLPLDRLEAALSELGEVIAVGRAFGVLKVKGIDADFSIPRRDSKTGRGHRGFIVELDPELDFETAARRRDLTVNSIAYDPLTGEILDPYDGRRDLERGILRATDSQTFSEDSLRALRVAQFRARLEMEPDDELVSLCASLDLSDLAGERVFEELRKLLLRARRPSLGFEFLENTGLLRFFPELEAMVGVPQDPEWHPEGTVWEHTLLVLDEAAALRQGDPEVDLPLMFGALCHDIGKPATTAERGGHIVSPGHDEEGAEPTVRMLGRLRAAHRLTDQVVALVRFHLAPGLLPRNGAKPKAYRRLTRKLAAAEIDYRLLYRLARADHFGRTTPDALARHFPAGDEFLDQMEAVGQAETVAQDVVLGRHLLARGFEPGPEIGRLLAACRDVQDETGWSDPQRILDQVLERRGEDS
- a CDS encoding tetratricopeptide repeat protein, with product MTGHKQRNASPLFEALDQELRRRPYGTISAMERALGWSTGWWHGRIRAGDVSTRHMLAILDFLGLDPVAFVRRQVGSSHGLELDRPLGEAPEIVDRAWERFRSGEEGPGVGATFLQSLDRKRYTDPAGTLSLAEGAVSMVELELLPQLLGVAGSSLRHLWRLEEAASIIHCGLELAAASDDVAALGSLLQRMGYVVAATGDLEEALRLADAAATHFLRTGQHRALGPALIDRGIWLYNLGRYEESIQIHSAALELLAEEQARNRITGLEYKALCYRELGDFDLAQEYLRQARAEPGEAAVWAKPKLDWFEGQLLCALGEYDRAAELLEAASVHFRQNHLGEAAMISCDLIRARLLQRHYAEAYQAAQEMLVLLEPLRNNKVISAAIADMLRNGQAGLTLALVEEASSNIANLRQHRLEWRRLRVTS